From Staphylothermus hellenicus DSM 12710, a single genomic window includes:
- a CDS encoding CBS domain-containing protein, whose protein sequence is MARRSPVRRSIGAPRRIEKHRWLRSDGTPNFEDRIYKSTEELEIIAKRPVKQASPSTPLLEAVEEMAKGYRSLIITVSNKIAGLLLLTHVINYLGGGEYFKIVAERYGYNIYSALQEPVETIMEKNPIVAYIDEKLSNILEKMVMNEIGIVPVVLRDGRVYGVITEHDLIKYLSYSVSIGVKVADVMSSPVVAIETGKSIKEAMEKIIKYGFRRIPVVGENVVLGIITAMDIVRYFGTHEAFKNTVSGDIREALRIPVDDIMVRELVVVKPDDDLGLVAHKMAEKNVGSALVVNDKMELLGIVTERDILYALSIKK, encoded by the coding sequence ATGGCTAGGAGGAGTCCTGTAAGACGATCAATTGGTGCTCCTAGAAGAATAGAAAAGCATCGTTGGCTAAGAAGTGATGGTACACCGAATTTCGAGGACAGGATCTATAAGAGTACTGAGGAACTGGAGATAATAGCTAAAAGACCAGTTAAACAAGCAAGTCCTTCAACGCCCTTACTCGAAGCGGTTGAAGAAATGGCGAAAGGATATAGAAGCTTAATCATCACTGTTTCTAATAAGATCGCGGGGCTATTATTGTTAACGCACGTCATAAACTATTTGGGTGGGGGAGAATACTTCAAAATAGTTGCGGAAAGATATGGCTACAACATATATTCTGCTCTTCAAGAACCAGTAGAGACAATTATGGAAAAGAACCCTATTGTAGCTTATATTGATGAGAAACTATCGAATATACTCGAGAAAATGGTTATGAATGAGATAGGCATTGTACCAGTAGTTCTACGAGATGGTAGAGTTTACGGGGTCATAACAGAGCATGATCTTATAAAGTATTTATCATATAGTGTATCAATAGGTGTTAAAGTAGCAGATGTTATGAGTAGCCCAGTAGTAGCAATAGAGACTGGAAAATCCATTAAGGAAGCAATGGAGAAAATAATAAAGTATGGGTTCAGGAGAATCCCTGTTGTCGGCGAAAACGTTGTTTTAGGAATAATAACTGCAATGGATATAGTAAGATATTTCGGCACACATGAAGCATTTAAGAACACAGTTAGTGGAGATATAAGGGAAGCATTAAGGATCCCGGTAGACGATATCATGGTTAGAGAGCTTGTTGTTGTAAAACCCGATGATGATCTAGGGCTAGTAGCGCATAAGATGGCAGAGAAAAATGTTGGTTCTGCTCTTGTAGTTAATGATAAAATGGAGCTTTTAGGTATAGTAACAGAACGTGACATACTTTATGCATTATCAATAAAGAAGTAA
- a CDS encoding RIO1 family regulatory kinase/ATPase, with product MFGLVKIGIIYKQLTARDFKVLEAIERGHSKYEYVPLEIIEKYTRLPEQHIVLSLSKLHRLSLVKRKSISGYKSFRLTYLGLDMLALNSLVKKNIIEALGDRIGVGKESEIFKAIAPGNILVAVKFMRIGRTSFRRTRIVRSWGFDPRLDWFKQAKTAAEREFKATHELFLVGADVPRPLAFNRHVVVTEFISGVELYRRPQLNNPESALDRILNTLRKAYLEVGIIHGDLSEYNVIVDIEKDKPYIIDWPQYVYRDDPMADHLLRRDVEYIVRFFNKHYKVRVDVEKAYLYVRGEYEHY from the coding sequence ATGTTTGGATTGGTAAAGATCGGGATTATATATAAACAGTTAACTGCTAGAGACTTTAAAGTATTGGAAGCTATTGAGAGAGGTCATTCTAAATATGAGTATGTTCCTTTGGAGATTATTGAGAAGTATACTAGACTCCCTGAACAACACATTGTTCTTTCCTTGTCTAAGCTTCATAGGTTGAGCCTTGTTAAGAGAAAGTCTATTTCGGGGTACAAATCTTTTCGTCTAACCTATTTGGGGCTCGACATGTTAGCATTGAATAGTTTAGTTAAGAAAAATATTATCGAGGCATTAGGGGACCGCATAGGTGTAGGGAAGGAGAGCGAGATCTTTAAAGCTATTGCTCCCGGCAATATTCTTGTAGCTGTAAAATTCATGCGTATAGGTAGAACTAGTTTTAGGAGGACAAGAATCGTTAGATCATGGGGATTTGATCCCAGGCTAGATTGGTTTAAACAAGCTAAAACTGCCGCTGAAAGAGAATTTAAGGCGACACATGAATTATTTCTTGTTGGTGCAGACGTTCCTAGACCTTTAGCATTTAATAGACACGTTGTTGTTACAGAGTTCATTAGCGGCGTCGAACTATACAGGAGACCTCAATTAAATAATCCAGAAAGTGCTCTTGATAGAATATTAAATACTCTTAGGAAAGCATATTTGGAGGTTGGCATTATTCATGGAGATTTAAGTGAGTATAATGTTATAGTTGATATTGAAAAGGATAAACCCTACATTATTGATTGGCCACAATATGTTTACAGAGATGATCCTATGGCTGATCATCTTTTGAGGAGAGATGTAGAATATATAGTTAGGTTTTTCAATAAACATTATAAGGTTAGAGTTGACGTAGAAAAAGCCTACCTATATGTTAGGGGAGAATATGAGCACTACTAG
- the rqcH gene encoding ribosome rescue protein RqcH, translating into MIKKSMDILDVYSWTNNFGKQIIGCFIENIYFTGFYWLIKIRCSGKGKSYLKIEPSIRLHISNIEPLEKKIDKFSSFMRKHIRGARIIDVKQLGWERIIELHVKSRKNEYILINEILPRGFLVLTNEKYSILYANRFQELRDRIIKRGNKYTPPPGRIDLLKLDDTKLLELLREGKDLVRGIVKGWGLPGYIAEELIYRAGLYEKKNYKIDMVEETDLYTLIHMLEKIINEALNGKGYLVKLDNKPHIYTSYEPKLYKELYDVSVEKYDKLNHVLDIYYSEYEKRIYYEQRTIKQRILIEKIKKNIDKQQKIIKKYIEESEKYKEFSRTLVTNYNLLEKILECVNKTRKTSGWDKIVENCPNIVKYYKDKGTVIVKFNEYEIPIDIRLNAWNNILRYKKLSGELLKKAKKAEEALRELERSLEEAVNKKQLIQRRTEIGIKPRLWYERFHWMITSEGFLVIAGRDIDQNELIVKKYMEPHDIFLHADIHGAPATVIKTHNRMPSQKSIKEAAVIAACYSKAWKEGFGAIDVFWVYANQVSKTPPSGEYLPKGAFMIYGKKNYVKTKLELAIGIEENCDPIYGLYQKIIVGPEELVANKSIVYAVIVPGDIGIGEVAGKLIRSFHKKLEDHAIGITKNELMYRLPGRSRIIGIKRGKTPLITGC; encoded by the coding sequence ATGATTAAAAAATCAATGGATATACTAGACGTCTATAGTTGGACAAACAATTTTGGAAAACAGATCATTGGATGCTTTATCGAAAACATATATTTCACAGGTTTTTACTGGTTAATAAAAATTAGATGCTCTGGAAAAGGAAAAAGCTATTTAAAAATTGAGCCAAGCATACGTCTCCACATATCAAACATTGAGCCTTTAGAGAAAAAGATCGATAAATTCTCCTCATTTATGAGAAAACATATTCGAGGAGCAAGGATTATAGATGTGAAACAACTTGGATGGGAGAGGATAATAGAATTACATGTTAAGAGTAGAAAAAATGAATACATACTTATTAATGAGATATTACCTCGAGGTTTCTTAGTATTAACAAATGAAAAATACAGTATTTTATATGCTAATAGATTCCAGGAACTTAGAGACCGTATTATCAAGCGTGGAAACAAATATACACCACCGCCTGGCAGAATAGATCTTTTAAAACTTGATGATACGAAACTATTGGAACTATTAAGAGAAGGAAAAGACTTAGTTAGAGGTATTGTTAAAGGATGGGGATTACCAGGATACATTGCAGAAGAACTAATATATCGTGCAGGACTCTACGAGAAAAAGAACTACAAGATCGATATGGTTGAGGAAACAGATCTATATACACTAATTCATATGTTAGAAAAAATAATTAATGAAGCACTCAATGGGAAAGGCTACCTAGTTAAACTGGACAATAAACCACACATTTACACTTCTTACGAACCCAAACTATACAAGGAATTATACGATGTAAGTGTGGAAAAATATGATAAACTAAACCATGTTCTAGATATTTACTATAGTGAATACGAAAAAAGAATATATTATGAACAAAGAACAATTAAGCAACGTATACTTATAGAGAAGATAAAGAAGAATATAGATAAGCAACAAAAAATTATTAAGAAATACATTGAAGAATCAGAGAAATATAAAGAATTTTCGAGAACACTAGTTACAAACTATAATTTACTGGAAAAAATACTTGAATGCGTGAATAAAACTAGGAAAACTAGTGGTTGGGACAAGATCGTTGAGAATTGTCCAAATATTGTAAAATACTATAAAGATAAGGGAACAGTAATTGTTAAGTTCAATGAATACGAAATACCGATCGATATACGTTTAAATGCATGGAACAATATTCTTAGATACAAAAAACTATCCGGTGAACTATTAAAAAAAGCTAAAAAAGCTGAGGAAGCACTTAGAGAACTCGAGAGATCACTTGAAGAGGCTGTAAACAAAAAACAACTAATTCAAAGGAGAACTGAGATAGGAATAAAGCCTCGTCTATGGTATGAACGATTCCATTGGATGATTACAAGTGAGGGATTCCTAGTTATAGCTGGAAGAGATATTGATCAGAATGAGCTAATAGTTAAAAAATATATGGAACCCCACGACATATTTCTTCACGCAGATATACATGGAGCACCAGCCACAGTTATAAAAACACATAATAGGATGCCGAGCCAGAAAAGTATTAAGGAAGCAGCAGTCATAGCAGCTTGTTATTCTAAGGCTTGGAAGGAAGGGTTCGGGGCAATAGATGTTTTCTGGGTATATGCAAACCAGGTCTCAAAGACTCCTCCAAGCGGAGAATACTTACCGAAAGGAGCATTCATGATATATGGGAAGAAAAACTATGTCAAGACAAAACTTGAACTAGCCATTGGTATAGAGGAGAACTGCGACCCTATCTATGGATTATACCAGAAAATCATTGTAGGACCCGAAGAACTAGTAGCGAATAAAAGCATAGTATATGCTGTTATAGTTCCAGGAGACATAGGCATAGGCGAAGTAGCCGGTAAACTAATTAGATCCTTCCATAAAAAGCTCGAAGACCACGCTATAGGAATTACTAAGAATGAATTAATGTATAGATTACCTGGTAGATCACGGATAATAGGGATAAAACGAGGTAAAACTCCTTTAATAACTGGGTGCTAG
- a CDS encoding CBS domain-containing protein yields the protein MSEEYLLKAYDIMTPEIRFIDKNSSIKEAALRMINEGIGALIVVDQEGPIGIVTKRDIIWGVLFEKRDPEKEPVEKIMSTPLIMIDSNSDIVQILDLMIRNNISHLPVREGDKLIGMISDTDLLEVFRDVIEIVNARKIKK from the coding sequence TTGTCAGAGGAATACTTGCTCAAAGCATATGATATAATGACGCCGGAAATAAGATTCATAGATAAAAATTCCTCTATTAAAGAAGCTGCATTAAGAATGATAAATGAGGGTATTGGGGCATTAATAGTAGTTGATCAAGAAGGACCCATAGGAATTGTAACTAAGAGAGACATTATATGGGGAGTACTATTCGAGAAAAGAGATCCCGAAAAAGAACCTGTTGAAAAAATAATGAGCACTCCATTAATAATGATTGATTCTAACAGTGACATAGTCCAAATACTGGATTTAATGATTAGAAACAATATATCACACCTACCTGTCAGAGAAGGTGATAAACTAATAGGTATGATAAGTGATACGGATCTATTAGAAGTTTTCAGAGACGTTATAGAGATCGTAAATGCTAGGAAGATTAAAAAATAA
- a CDS encoding methionine adenosyltransferase has translation MTKRNIVVEALKYQSVRDMKVELVERKGVGHPDYIADSASEWASRALSKFYLKKFGTILHHNLDKTLLVGGQSHPRFGGGYLIEPIYIVVAGRATTEVKTEDGVVKVPFGALIVEAVREWIKKNMRYLDPDKHVIIDYKVRKGSADLVSVFEAGKKTVPLANDTSIGVGYAPLSTLEKLVLETEKMLNSREYKSRNPAVGEDVKVMGLRQDRKIVLTIAAAIIDSLVRDLDEYLNIKEQIKEDVLNLASKIAGDYDVEIFINTADMPNKEVVYLTVTGTSAEHGDDGATGRGNRANGLIPPMRPISLEATAGKNPVNHVGKIYNIVAKRIAEKVYESIDGFKDVYVELLSQIGKPIDQPLVASIKIIPDNKHLELPGHVVEEIKAIADEELANITKITMDILEGKEILY, from the coding sequence ATGACGAAAAGAAACATTGTCGTAGAGGCACTCAAGTATCAAAGCGTAAGAGACATGAAAGTAGAACTTGTAGAGAGAAAAGGAGTTGGGCATCCAGACTACATTGCTGACTCCGCTAGTGAATGGGCTTCAAGAGCTCTTAGCAAGTTTTATCTTAAAAAATTTGGAACAATTCTTCATCATAACCTTGATAAAACACTTTTAGTTGGTGGACAATCCCATCCCCGCTTCGGCGGAGGCTATCTTATTGAACCAATATATATTGTTGTAGCTGGTAGAGCTACAACCGAGGTAAAGACCGAGGATGGAGTAGTCAAGGTTCCTTTCGGCGCATTAATTGTTGAAGCTGTTCGTGAATGGATAAAAAAGAACATGAGGTATCTTGACCCAGATAAACACGTGATTATCGATTATAAAGTTAGGAAAGGAAGCGCTGATCTAGTCTCTGTATTTGAAGCTGGAAAGAAAACTGTTCCATTAGCGAACGATACGAGTATAGGGGTTGGATATGCTCCTCTATCAACACTTGAGAAACTAGTTCTAGAGACGGAGAAAATGCTGAACTCGAGAGAATATAAATCCCGTAATCCAGCTGTTGGAGAAGATGTTAAGGTTATGGGTCTTAGACAAGATAGAAAAATCGTCTTAACAATTGCTGCAGCAATAATTGATAGTTTAGTTAGGGACTTAGATGAATACCTTAATATAAAAGAGCAGATTAAAGAAGATGTTCTTAATCTCGCATCTAAAATAGCTGGAGACTATGATGTAGAGATATTTATTAATACAGCTGATATGCCGAACAAGGAAGTTGTTTACTTAACAGTAACAGGTACTTCTGCCGAACACGGTGATGATGGAGCAACTGGAAGAGGAAATAGAGCCAATGGATTAATACCTCCTATGAGGCCCATAAGTCTTGAAGCTACTGCTGGCAAAAACCCGGTGAACCATGTAGGTAAAATATATAATATAGTTGCAAAGAGAATAGCGGAGAAAGTATATGAGAGTATAGATGGGTTCAAAGACGTATACGTAGAACTATTAAGCCAGATAGGAAAACCAATTGATCAACCACTTGTCGCCAGCATAAAAATAATACCGGACAACAAGCATCTCGAACTACCCGGTCATGTTGTTGAAGAAATAAAAGCAATAGCTGATGAAGAATTAGCTAATATAACCAAAATAACTATGGATATACTTGAGGGGAAAGAAATACTTTACTAG
- a CDS encoding class I SAM-dependent methyltransferase produces the protein MTSSKTRNKHVDPVKLYNITARTYDSLYKKEQYIKYNYVFEELRLIPGKNVLDIGCGTGLLIEYLLSKKLDLFHRYLCVDPSIEMLKNAIDKHSDPRIIYVLSYAEDLALTNQSINSIFMFTVWNNIPETNKESILDKIKNLLTKNGYAIITTIPRNKTYNRQSSPPDLNNEFKYVGSKIDDFYIYKKRS, from the coding sequence TTGACTTCTTCAAAAACGAGAAATAAACATGTAGATCCTGTTAAACTATATAATATCACTGCTAGAACCTATGATTCATTATACAAAAAAGAACAATATATCAAATATAACTATGTCTTTGAAGAGCTTAGACTAATACCAGGCAAAAACGTCCTCGATATAGGATGTGGAACTGGGTTATTAATCGAATACTTGTTATCTAAAAAACTAGATCTATTTCATAGATACTTATGTGTTGATCCAAGTATTGAAATGTTGAAAAACGCTATAGATAAACATAGTGATCCAAGAATAATATATGTTCTATCATATGCTGAAGATCTAGCTTTAACAAATCAATCAATAAATTCGATCTTCATGTTCACAGTATGGAATAATATACCTGAAACAAATAAAGAAAGTATATTGGATAAGATCAAGAATCTCCTTACAAAGAATGGATATGCTATAATTACAACTATACCTAGAAATAAGACATATAATAGGCAGAGCTCACCACCCGATCTTAATAATGAATTTAAATATGTTGGTTCCAAAATAGATGATTTCTACATATATAAAAAACGTAGCTAA
- a CDS encoding DUF460 domain-containing protein, giving the protein MSTTRKDIVAGIDILPGYSIRSSNRQPHYALVLVDLDGNIIDSYEDVSFARLLRLVWEHKPSIMAIDNVFELAENVDELRKIVDMLPPQTKLVQVTGWGPEAVNVKTIARKIGLEVHGKLSPLRTAYLSALIASRGEGVVVKLLEEKTKIIVTRGRSVGHGGMSYDRYRRSIRAGILNVTKTVKKILDQNGFDYDLVFRKSNGGLEKSIFTVYAPRDKLYGLIKPFKNKSVRLIVKPVYTNKVSFENAGAEKPRKGLIIGIDPGISTGIAVIDLDGTPLFLHSSKNFDRGEILNIVSSMGEAVIVATDVSHPPELVKKTASILNAQLYLPPRDMANDEKHDLINKLLKKYPWLDIQDTHERDALAAAYKAYLSISEKIKQALLKIEDIDLYINKENIKINIVRGKSIAEAIEEEIEKLLNKKNRSNQITKDKTLENQNTVEDHSRKIKKLINEIKRLRAYIARLENKLKEKDRLIEDLVLELKYVKKSTINNDENSRKINLLIYENKNLRKKLEEMEEKLVETRRKYIELSKLLEEIIRDKEIAVPHIPNLSYNSVRKIINTSKTKNTNHSIIYVDEIMPLDNDTIQILRKYKVAILTEKDYGQLYVDLKVPVIKVKDAKFYDKYAFIKKDVLSLVEKQWREIEEIIAEEQYERVIKLVAEYQEKRKKSSE; this is encoded by the coding sequence ATGAGCACTACTAGAAAAGATATTGTAGCAGGAATCGATATACTTCCAGGATATTCTATTCGATCAAGTAATAGACAGCCCCATTACGCTCTCGTACTCGTAGATTTAGATGGAAACATAATTGATAGTTATGAAGACGTATCATTTGCCCGTCTTTTGAGACTTGTTTGGGAGCATAAACCATCAATAATGGCAATAGATAATGTTTTCGAGTTAGCTGAGAATGTTGATGAACTCAGAAAAATCGTTGACATGTTGCCTCCTCAAACCAAGCTGGTACAAGTAACGGGGTGGGGGCCAGAAGCAGTTAATGTGAAAACAATAGCTAGGAAAATAGGATTAGAAGTTCACGGAAAACTATCACCATTAAGGACAGCGTATCTTTCTGCTCTAATAGCTTCTAGAGGAGAAGGTGTTGTAGTTAAACTTCTCGAAGAAAAAACGAAAATAATCGTCACACGCGGGCGTAGTGTAGGACATGGGGGAATGAGCTATGATAGATATAGGAGAAGCATAAGAGCAGGGATACTTAATGTTACTAAAACCGTTAAGAAGATCCTTGATCAAAACGGTTTCGATTATGACCTAGTATTCAGGAAAAGTAATGGAGGACTAGAAAAAAGCATCTTTACAGTATATGCTCCACGAGATAAGCTTTACGGTTTAATAAAGCCTTTTAAAAATAAAAGTGTACGGCTCATCGTGAAACCAGTATATACGAATAAGGTATCATTTGAGAATGCTGGTGCTGAGAAGCCAAGAAAAGGATTAATAATAGGGATTGATCCAGGAATAAGTACCGGTATAGCAGTTATTGATCTTGATGGAACTCCATTGTTTCTACATAGTTCCAAAAACTTTGACCGAGGAGAAATACTTAATATAGTATCATCTATGGGTGAAGCTGTCATCGTTGCAACAGATGTATCTCATCCTCCAGAGCTAGTTAAGAAAACCGCCTCCATACTCAATGCACAACTATATCTACCTCCAAGAGATATGGCAAATGATGAAAAACATGATTTAATAAATAAATTATTGAAAAAATATCCATGGCTAGATATTCAAGATACACATGAAAGAGACGCATTAGCAGCAGCATACAAAGCATATCTCTCCATATCTGAAAAAATCAAACAAGCACTCTTGAAAATAGAAGATATTGATCTATACATCAATAAAGAGAATATAAAAATAAATATCGTTAGAGGAAAAAGTATAGCAGAAGCTATCGAGGAGGAAATTGAAAAGCTTCTTAACAAAAAGAACAGATCGAATCAGATTACTAAAGATAAAACTTTAGAAAATCAAAACACCGTGGAGGATCATAGTAGGAAGATTAAGAAACTTATAAACGAAATTAAACGATTAAGAGCCTACATTGCTAGGTTGGAAAACAAGCTTAAAGAAAAAGATCGATTAATTGAAGATTTAGTATTGGAATTAAAATATGTTAAGAAATCAACCATTAACAATGATGAAAACAGTAGAAAAATCAATTTGCTAATCTATGAAAACAAGAATCTTAGAAAGAAACTGGAAGAAATGGAAGAAAAACTCGTTGAAACCCGTAGAAAATATATAGAGCTCAGCAAACTATTAGAAGAAATAATAAGGGATAAAGAAATAGCTGTTCCACATATTCCTAATTTATCTTATAATTCTGTTAGAAAAATTATTAACACTTCTAAAACAAAGAACACCAACCATAGTATAATATATGTAGATGAAATTATGCCTTTAGATAACGATACGATTCAAATACTAAGAAAATATAAAGTAGCAATACTTACGGAAAAAGACTATGGTCAATTATACGTTGATTTAAAGGTTCCGGTTATTAAAGTTAAAGATGCGAAGTTCTATGATAAATACGCTTTCATCAAAAAAGATGTATTGTCGCTGGTTGAGAAGCAATGGAGGGAAATAGAAGAAATCATTGCTGAGGAACAATATGAACGGGTTATTAAGTTAGTTGCGGAATATCAGGAGAAGAGAAAAAAGAGCTCGGAATAG
- a CDS encoding CBS domain-containing protein, protein MKLSSLIREDIPIVDKNDSLYHAFKLVEKTGIDKIIVTENRVLEPGKEVKELAGILTSRDIVQKIATQRMRQTTPGKLHVSSFMSINPAFITVNSSIHDVFKLMVDKGYGVLPVLDEEGSIVGGILRDSLLRVAEKDDTEIRHIMDTNPLIARTTDRILKIRQDMLNNDISFMPVVDENDELVGYITVYEVAYSLMRFQDIVPAKYRKERISHLIVEDVMRFRPPKLRIMNTVSEAVISIMKKNSRGAVIVDEIGRIAGVVTPHIILKHIYTNKKELIEELS, encoded by the coding sequence TTGAAGCTTAGCTCTCTAATAAGAGAAGATATACCTATTGTTGATAAAAATGATTCATTATATCATGCATTTAAACTAGTAGAGAAAACCGGCATAGATAAGATAATAGTAACTGAGAATAGAGTATTGGAGCCGGGGAAAGAAGTAAAGGAATTAGCAGGAATACTAACTAGTAGGGATATAGTTCAAAAAATTGCTACACAAAGAATGAGGCAAACAACTCCTGGTAAACTACATGTTTCAAGTTTTATGAGTATAAATCCAGCATTCATAACTGTTAACTCGAGTATACATGATGTCTTCAAGCTAATGGTTGACAAAGGCTACGGTGTACTTCCCGTTCTAGATGAGGAGGGAAGCATTGTAGGAGGGATTCTCAGAGATTCGCTTCTTAGAGTAGCTGAAAAAGACGATACAGAAATAAGACATATAATGGATACAAACCCGTTAATCGCTAGAACCACTGATAGAATTCTGAAAATAAGACAAGACATGCTTAATAATGATATAAGCTTTATGCCAGTAGTAGATGAAAACGATGAGCTAGTAGGATATATAACAGTATATGAAGTAGCATATTCACTAATGAGATTCCAAGATATCGTGCCTGCTAAGTATAGGAAGGAGAGAATATCTCATCTAATAGTAGAGGATGTGATGAGGTTTAGGCCGCCGAAACTGAGAATTATGAATACTGTTTCAGAAGCCGTTATAAGTATTATGAAGAAGAATAGTAGAGGAGCAGTTATTGTAGACGAGATCGGCAGGATAGCGGGTGTTGTAACACCTCATATTATATTGAAACATATATATACCAATAAAAAGGAATTAATAGAGGAGCTAAGCTAG
- a CDS encoding U6 snRNA-associated Sm-like protein LSm6 — protein MSVPKPKTATPLKYLKSAINQIVLVKIKDGHEYIGTLDMVDHTMNVVLSNCQEYGDNGKPTARYGKVLIRGSHIVFISINYGQVAPEIAVG, from the coding sequence ATGTCAGTGCCAAAACCTAAGACAGCTACTCCGCTCAAATACTTGAAGAGTGCTATAAACCAAATAGTACTAGTCAAGATCAAGGATGGACACGAGTATATAGGAACACTAGATATGGTTGATCACACGATGAACGTTGTATTAAGTAATTGTCAAGAATACGGAGACAATGGAAAACCTACTGCTAGATATGGAAAAGTGCTTATTCGAGGAAGCCACATAGTATTTATAAGCATAAACTATGGACAAGTAGCTCCAGAAATAGCTGTTGGATAG
- a CDS encoding SAM-dependent methyltransferase: MKKPVIIIEHLETEFSIWLFLEYRHSSLIYGSDYVWYTNLPLKYHKIMKKYGKTFAESIVDLVRKRFIDEDQIIILDPAAEKELSFKDLVENNYVVIGGILGDHPPRRRTETLLSNKLRNVKRRNIGDGQYSIDGAVGFVNLLWINKSIEKIQYVDGITLETDYGCIRLPFRYLIIDGKPLISRELVEYLKTGRIPENIKKELGLT, encoded by the coding sequence ATGAAGAAACCAGTAATTATAATAGAACACTTAGAAACCGAGTTTAGTATATGGCTGTTTCTAGAATACCGTCATTCATCGCTTATATATGGATCTGACTATGTATGGTATACTAATTTACCATTAAAATATCATAAGATAATGAAGAAATATGGAAAAACCTTTGCGGAAAGCATTGTAGATCTAGTTAGGAAAAGGTTCATCGATGAGGACCAAATAATAATTCTCGATCCAGCAGCTGAGAAGGAATTATCTTTCAAAGATCTAGTCGAGAACAATTATGTTGTAATAGGGGGGATATTGGGTGATCACCCGCCTCGTAGGAGAACTGAAACTCTTCTGTCTAACAAATTACGAAACGTTAAAAGAAGAAATATTGGTGATGGACAATACAGTATTGATGGAGCAGTAGGTTTTGTTAACTTATTATGGATCAATAAATCAATTGAGAAAATACAGTATGTAGATGGAATTACTTTGGAAACAGATTATGGCTGTATTAGGTTACCGTTTAGATATCTTATAATAGATGGCAAACCATTGATATCGCGTGAACTAGTTGAATATTTGAAAACAGGAAGAATACCTGAAAATATTAAGAAGGAATTAGGATTAACCTAG
- the nucS gene encoding endonuclease NucS — protein MVKLIKTYLNPTLSEALEIISKAVSNKELTIIVGECSVDYQGRSESRLTPGERVIIIKQDGAFLVHRPTGYSPVNWQPTTSIIETRLDRDKLIIMAVRRKPRETIWVYLMRIYAIITGKLIDNGEFIMYMDEHEIRDILYEHPELIEDGLKIMEKEKKIGEGYADLFGVDARKTPVIIEIKRVTATREAILQLYNYVQTYQRQTGVKPRGILVAPTITSSAIESAYKLGLEWKEINLQKIWKYKKDRNRKHGTLFDFFKNEK, from the coding sequence ATGGTAAAGTTGATAAAGACTTATCTCAATCCAACTCTTAGTGAAGCATTAGAGATCATTAGTAAGGCTGTATCTAATAAGGAATTAACGATTATTGTTGGGGAGTGCAGTGTTGATTATCAAGGTAGAAGCGAGTCTAGGCTTACACCTGGTGAAAGAGTTATAATTATAAAACAAGATGGCGCTTTTCTAGTGCATAGACCAACAGGTTATTCTCCAGTCAACTGGCAACCCACGACATCCATTATTGAAACCCGTCTTGATAGAGACAAACTAATTATAATGGCTGTCAGGAGAAAACCTAGAGAAACTATTTGGGTATATCTAATGAGAATATACGCTATTATAACTGGTAAACTAATAGATAATGGCGAATTCATAATGTATATGGACGAACACGAAATAAGAGATATTCTCTACGAGCATCCAGAGCTTATCGAGGATGGCTTAAAAATTATGGAAAAGGAGAAGAAAATAGGCGAAGGCTACGCCGATCTATTCGGTGTTGATGCTAGAAAAACCCCCGTCATTATTGAGATCAAAAGAGTTACTGCGACAAGAGAAGCTATACTGCAACTATATAACTATGTACAAACATATCAGAGGCAAACAGGCGTTAAGCCTAGAGGAATCCTAGTTGCACCAACCATTACCTCCTCCGCCATAGAATCAGCTTACAAGCTAGGTCTTGAATGGAAAGAAATAAATCTACAGAAAATATGGAAATATAAAAAAGATAGAAACAGGAAACACGGGACGCTATTTGACTTCTTCAAAAACGAGAAATAA